From the Selenomonas timonae genome, one window contains:
- a CDS encoding aspartate ammonia-lyase, whose translation MRTEHDFLGDLDVPDDVYYGVQTMRAIENFYITGQKLDPDFIKALATVKKAAALANMDTGRLPHEIGDVLVQAADEIIAGGLIDQFPVDPIQGGAGTSVNMNMNEVLCNRALELRGEAKGRYDIISPNNHANMAQSTNDAFPTGIKVCLSAKSTVFLASLDRLATELEKKATSFRAILKMGRTHLQDAVPITLGQEMGSYASAVRRSMRRIRYVQRHIHTINMGGTAVGTGLNAEPAYIKAVAKRLSEITGEQYRTSQNIIDATNNTDAFADFSSALKNAALVLIKLANDFRLMASGPRCGLNELHLPMRQPGSSIMPGKVNPVIAEVLDQACYQVIAGDLAVTLGVENGQFELNVMEPVMAFNMFNSLNYITRAVDTFVDKLLIDLKPNVEQCQKWLDNSVGIVTALLPHIGYEKSAELAREAYTTGKPIREIILEQGILSKKELDHILSPRQMTRPGIA comes from the coding sequence ATGAGAACGGAACACGATTTTCTCGGCGACTTGGATGTCCCCGATGATGTCTACTACGGCGTGCAGACGATGCGCGCCATCGAGAATTTCTACATCACGGGACAGAAGCTCGACCCCGATTTTATCAAAGCACTTGCCACGGTGAAGAAGGCGGCAGCTCTCGCGAACATGGATACAGGCCGTCTCCCGCACGAGATCGGCGACGTGCTCGTGCAGGCGGCAGACGAGATCATCGCGGGCGGTCTGATCGACCAGTTCCCCGTCGACCCGATTCAGGGCGGCGCGGGCACATCCGTCAACATGAACATGAACGAGGTGCTCTGCAACCGCGCGCTCGAACTGCGCGGGGAGGCAAAGGGACGCTACGATATCATCTCGCCGAACAATCACGCCAATATGGCGCAGTCGACGAACGATGCGTTCCCGACGGGCATCAAGGTCTGTCTTTCGGCAAAGAGCACGGTATTCCTCGCCTCGCTCGACCGCCTCGCCACGGAGCTTGAGAAAAAGGCGACCTCGTTCCGCGCCATCCTCAAGATGGGACGCACCCATTTGCAGGACGCTGTCCCCATCACACTCGGACAGGAGATGGGCTCATACGCCTCCGCTGTGCGGCGTTCCATGCGCCGCATCCGCTACGTCCAGCGCCACATCCACACAATCAACATGGGTGGCACTGCCGTCGGTACGGGGCTGAACGCCGAGCCCGCTTACATCAAGGCGGTCGCCAAACGGCTATCGGAGATCACAGGCGAGCAGTACCGTACGTCACAGAACATCATCGATGCGACGAACAACACGGACGCGTTCGCCGATTTTTCCTCCGCGCTCAAGAATGCGGCACTCGTCCTCATCAAGCTCGCGAATGACTTCCGCCTCATGGCATCGGGGCCGCGCTGCGGGCTGAACGAGCTGCATCTGCCCATGCGGCAGCCGGGCTCGTCGATCATGCCTGGCAAGGTCAACCCCGTCATCGCCGAGGTGCTCGATCAGGCGTGCTACCAAGTCATCGCGGGCGACCTCGCCGTGACGCTCGGCGTGGAGAACGGACAGTTCGAACTGAACGTCATGGAGCCGGTCATGGCGTTCAACATGTTCAACTCGCTGAACTACATCACGCGCGCGGTCGACACCTTCGTCGACAAGCTCCTCATCGATCTGAAGCCGAACGTCGAGCAGTGCCAGAAGTGGCTCGACAACAGCGTCGGCATCGTGACCGCACTCCTGCCGCACATCGGCTATGAGAAGTCCGCCGAGCTCGCACGCGAGGCATACACGACGGGCAAGCCCATCCGCGAGATCATCCTCGAGCAGGGCATCCTCTCGAAAAAAGAGCTGGATCACATCCTCTCACCACGTCAGATGACGCGTCCGGGAATTGCATAG
- a CDS encoding arsenate reductase family protein, producing the protein MDKDILFIGYPKCSTCQKAEKFLRAHGCNAPMRDIKAEKPTADELRVWHERSGLPLKRFFNTSGMLYRELGLKDKLPAMTEEEQYAVLASDGMLVKRPLLITKDCVLTGFREKEWADCMAE; encoded by the coding sequence ATGGATAAGGATATCCTTTTCATCGGCTATCCGAAGTGCTCGACCTGCCAGAAGGCGGAGAAGTTTCTGCGTGCGCATGGGTGCAACGCACCGATGCGTGACATCAAGGCGGAGAAGCCGACGGCAGACGAACTGCGTGTGTGGCACGAACGGAGCGGGCTGCCGTTAAAGCGTTTCTTCAATACGAGTGGCATGCTCTACCGCGAGCTTGGGCTGAAGGACAAGCTGCCTGCAATGACGGAGGAGGAGCAGTACGCCGTACTTGCCTCGGACGGAATGCTCGTGAAGCGCCCACTGCTCATCACGAAGGACTGTGTGCTCACGGGGTTCCGCGAGAAGGAGTGGGCGGATTGCATGGCGGAATAA
- a CDS encoding transketolase family protein — MGTAMREIFGRVLQTMAEDPHLVVLDADLGSATKVLMFRDVCPERFVDVGIAEQDMIGTAAGLASCGMIPVAATFSVFLAGRALDQIRNSVAYPKLNVKLVGTHAGVSVGYDGASHEAVEDIAVMRALPNMTVLCSSDAVETEAMVRTAVAHEGPVYLRISRIGTADYHAPDYEFVVGRGEVVTDGSDCTVVATGIMVEQAMIAARELAQEGIRIRVVNMPSIKPIDRTLLVDSARKTGAVVTAEEHSIIGGLGSAVAEVLAEEYPVPMRYVGIRDRFGTSGDPNVLLEAYGLRASHIAAAVKDVLHAKG, encoded by the coding sequence ATGGGAACGGCAATGCGCGAGATTTTTGGACGTGTCCTGCAAACGATGGCGGAGGATCCGCACCTTGTGGTACTCGATGCGGATCTCGGCTCGGCGACCAAGGTGCTGATGTTTCGCGATGTATGTCCCGAGCGGTTCGTGGATGTCGGCATTGCAGAGCAGGATATGATTGGCACGGCGGCAGGGCTTGCCTCCTGTGGGATGATTCCCGTCGCGGCGACCTTTTCCGTCTTTCTCGCGGGCAGGGCACTCGACCAGATCCGCAACAGCGTCGCCTATCCGAAGCTGAACGTAAAGCTCGTGGGGACACATGCGGGTGTGAGCGTCGGCTATGACGGTGCATCGCATGAGGCGGTCGAGGACATTGCCGTTATGCGCGCACTGCCGAATATGACAGTACTCTGCTCCTCGGATGCGGTCGAGACGGAGGCGATGGTGCGTACGGCAGTTGCTCATGAGGGTCCTGTCTATTTGCGCATCAGCCGCATCGGCACGGCGGACTACCATGCGCCTGACTATGAATTCGTCGTCGGCAGGGGCGAGGTCGTTACGGACGGCAGCGACTGCACGGTCGTCGCGACGGGTATCATGGTCGAACAGGCAATGATCGCCGCTCGCGAGCTTGCGCAGGAGGGCATCCGCATCCGCGTTGTCAACATGCCTTCGATCAAGCCGATCGACCGCACACTGCTCGTCGATTCCGCCCGAAAAACGGGTGCTGTCGTCACGGCAGAGGAACACAGCATCATCGGTGGACTCGGCTCTGCCGTTGCGGAGGTACTCGCGGAGGAGTATCCGGTACCAATGCGTTACGTCGGGATTCGTGACCGCTTTGGAACGTCGGGGGATCCGAATGTTCTGCTCGAGGCGTACGGCCTGCGTGCCTCACATATCGCCGCGGCGGTCAAGGATGTACTGCACGCAAAGGGATAA
- a CDS encoding BglG family transcription antiterminator, with amino-acid sequence MEGNERRKQLAKFLRATLSAAPVTAENLARMLAVSVRTVRYDLDALTEELRCEGLCIRSQARRGIWLERVEVQEAVTAAPVLDRKERRDRIILALLGDEPCSIDGLAEELAISRNTLISDLKDVQTTLEQRGLAYVSKRGAGIAATGGEQELRDMLIHIFAKEEHDFRHFDRTDAASSPFRRYAHDLPMAEIAAFFLDLLGRHGVLGSDLSINRMICALAVQMQRLREGHQITEGRPVDFLSNEGEATESLAAEIAAGMAGYAPEFLHAAEIQHIVKELLHSRIYVFREEPGRTQETARALAREFVAYAQVWLDDTYADDEELLRNLAVHLRPALERAHVGIVLTNPLLERIREQYRAIFLIAARAAERLGERMNLRFSEDEIGYLTLYLGAAIERKKLRKSRKLPVVLICGNGVGTATLLANTIRNRLPNLHIVRILSYYNMKPEDVADVDVVISTVSVQLPEKTVLRISPILTDAESEIIEEQLKYLYDSRFIMEGNTVRISGGMRLVDLLTEEMIELHAQAADWEAAVHAAGHLLHAAGAVDACYIGRMVESVQELGAYIVVCPGVAMPHARAADGVRRLAVSFVRLAHPVAFAERDGAEADLLFAFATPDEKAHLELLLDLWTIFSDAETLEYLRKCRTAEEVRAVIGRCTAARKE; translated from the coding sequence ATGGAAGGAAACGAGCGACGCAAACAGTTGGCAAAATTTCTGCGCGCTACCCTCTCAGCCGCACCCGTCACGGCTGAGAATCTGGCACGAATGCTTGCGGTATCCGTCCGAACCGTACGCTACGATCTGGACGCGCTCACGGAGGAGCTGCGGTGCGAAGGGCTGTGCATACGCTCGCAGGCACGGCGCGGCATCTGGCTGGAACGCGTGGAGGTGCAGGAGGCGGTGACTGCCGCGCCGGTACTGGATCGCAAGGAGCGGCGTGACCGCATCATCCTCGCGCTCCTCGGCGATGAGCCCTGTTCGATTGATGGACTTGCGGAGGAGCTTGCCATCAGCCGCAACACCCTCATCAGCGACCTAAAGGATGTTCAGACAACGCTCGAGCAGCGTGGACTTGCGTACGTCTCAAAGCGCGGCGCGGGCATTGCAGCGACCGGGGGAGAGCAGGAGCTGCGCGATATGCTCATCCATATCTTCGCCAAAGAAGAGCATGATTTTCGCCATTTTGATCGTACGGATGCAGCCTCCTCTCCGTTTCGCCGCTATGCACATGACCTTCCAATGGCAGAGATTGCGGCGTTCTTCCTCGACCTCCTGGGCAGACACGGCGTGCTCGGGAGCGATCTCTCGATCAACCGTATGATCTGCGCGCTTGCCGTCCAGATGCAGCGGCTGCGCGAGGGGCATCAGATCACCGAGGGGCGTCCCGTGGATTTTCTGTCAAATGAGGGGGAGGCAACGGAGTCTCTGGCTGCGGAGATTGCGGCAGGGATGGCGGGCTATGCGCCGGAATTCCTGCACGCAGCAGAGATCCAGCACATTGTCAAGGAGCTGCTGCACAGCCGCATCTACGTCTTTCGCGAGGAGCCGGGACGCACTCAGGAGACGGCGCGCGCACTTGCACGGGAGTTTGTCGCATATGCACAGGTCTGGTTGGATGATACGTATGCAGACGATGAGGAGCTGCTGCGGAATCTTGCGGTACATCTCCGTCCTGCACTTGAGCGGGCGCACGTCGGCATTGTGTTGACGAATCCGCTTCTCGAACGCATTCGGGAGCAGTACCGTGCCATATTTTTGATTGCTGCGCGCGCAGCGGAACGTCTGGGGGAGCGGATGAATCTGCGCTTCTCGGAGGATGAGATCGGCTATTTGACGCTTTACCTCGGTGCTGCGATCGAACGGAAGAAGCTGCGAAAGTCGCGCAAGCTGCCTGTGGTGCTCATTTGCGGCAATGGTGTCGGCACGGCGACCTTGCTTGCAAATACGATCCGCAACCGTCTGCCGAACCTGCACATCGTACGCATTCTTTCTTACTACAACATGAAGCCGGAGGATGTTGCCGATGTGGATGTCGTTATCAGTACGGTGTCCGTGCAGCTGCCCGAGAAGACGGTACTGCGCATCTCACCGATCCTGACGGATGCGGAGAGCGAGATCATCGAGGAGCAGCTGAAATATCTCTATGACAGCCGCTTCATCATGGAGGGGAATACAGTACGCATATCGGGCGGTATGCGTCTCGTTGACCTCCTCACGGAGGAGATGATCGAGCTTCATGCACAGGCGGCTGATTGGGAGGCGGCGGTGCATGCTGCGGGGCATCTGCTCCATGCGGCGGGGGCGGTCGATGCGTGTTACATCGGGCGGATGGTGGAGAGCGTGCAGGAGCTCGGTGCGTACATCGTCGTGTGCCCAGGGGTTGCGATGCCACACGCACGTGCTGCAGACGGGGTGCGGCGGCTTGCCGTCAGTTTTGTCCGGCTGGCACATCCCGTTGCCTTTGCAGAGCGGGACGGCGCGGAGGCGGATCTGCTCTTTGCCTTTGCAACGCCGGATGAGAAGGCTCATCTTGAGCTTTTGCTCGATCTCTGGACAATTTTCAGCGATGCGGAAACGCTGGAGTATCTGCGGAAATGCCGCACAGCGGAAGAAGTTCGAGCCGTGATAGGTCGCTGCACAGCAGCGCGGAAGGAGTGA
- a CDS encoding gamma-glutamylcyclotransferase family protein gives MMKRLYAAYGSNLNVAAMRERCPNAVIVGTAQLADTALEYRGSPPRVYLTVTEKKGATTPLGIWSVTESDEKALDSYEIFPALYRKEVRHVQLMERETGVIKDTAVFLYTMVDGMPLGTPDADYVAACRAGFEDFGFDPHILDCAARK, from the coding sequence ATGATGAAAAGACTCTATGCTGCCTATGGCAGCAATCTGAATGTTGCGGCGATGCGGGAGCGATGTCCGAACGCGGTCATCGTCGGTACGGCGCAGCTCGCGGACACTGCTCTGGAGTATCGCGGCAGTCCGCCGCGCGTCTATCTGACGGTCACAGAGAAAAAGGGCGCGACCACGCCCCTCGGGATCTGGTCGGTGACGGAGAGCGATGAAAAGGCGCTCGACAGCTATGAGATTTTCCCTGCGCTCTACCGTAAGGAGGTACGGCACGTCCAACTAATGGAGCGGGAGACGGGTGTCATCAAAGACACGGCGGTGTTCCTCTACACGATGGTGGACGGGATGCCGCTCGGCACGCCTGATGCCGACTACGTCGCCGCTTGCCGCGCAGGGTTTGAAGATTTCGGCTTTGATCCGCACATTCTCGACTGCGCCGCAAGGAAATAA
- a CDS encoding PTS ascorbate transporter subunit IIC — translation MLSFILDILSVPAVLIGLVSMIGLIAQKKGLSDILKGSIKTIMGVLILGGGAGLAVAALTHFGTMFQHGFGINGVVPHNEAIVGMALKEFGTQTALIMAFGMVANILIARFTPLKFIFLTGHHTLYMACMIGIILTVGGFEGVTLVAIGSILLGFVMAFFPAIAHPTMKKITGSDDVGFGHFSTLGYVFSAWVGSLVGNKERSTEDINFPQSLAFLRDSSLAVSLVMLVLFLIVALACGPQYVETELSGGQNFLVFSLIQAITFAGGVYVILAGVRLILAEIVPAFTGIATTLVPNAKPAIDCPVVYPYAPNAVLIGFLSSFVGGVVGMAVLLLADKSFPGLPIILPGVVPHFFCGATAGVFGNATGGLRGCIAGAFAQGLLITFLPVFLMPVLGNLGFANTTFSDADFGAVGIILGNVIHMLK, via the coding sequence ATGCTGAGTTTTATCCTTGACATTTTAAGCGTGCCGGCGGTTCTGATCGGTCTCGTCTCGATGATCGGTCTCATTGCGCAGAAAAAGGGGCTCTCCGATATCCTCAAGGGCTCGATCAAGACCATCATGGGTGTTCTGATTCTCGGCGGCGGCGCGGGGCTTGCCGTTGCCGCACTCACGCACTTCGGCACGATGTTTCAGCACGGATTCGGCATCAACGGTGTCGTTCCGCACAACGAAGCGATTGTCGGTATGGCTCTGAAGGAGTTTGGTACACAGACTGCGCTCATCATGGCATTCGGTATGGTCGCAAACATCCTCATCGCGCGCTTTACGCCGCTGAAATTCATCTTTCTTACGGGGCATCATACGCTCTACATGGCGTGTATGATCGGGATTATTCTCACGGTTGGTGGGTTTGAAGGCGTGACCCTCGTGGCAATCGGCTCGATCCTGCTCGGCTTCGTCATGGCGTTCTTCCCCGCAATCGCACATCCGACGATGAAGAAGATTACGGGCAGCGATGATGTTGGTTTTGGCCATTTCAGTACGCTTGGCTATGTATTCTCGGCGTGGGTTGGCTCACTCGTCGGGAACAAGGAGCGCTCGACAGAGGACATCAACTTCCCGCAGAGTCTCGCGTTCCTGCGTGACTCCTCGCTCGCCGTCTCACTGGTCATGCTCGTTCTCTTCCTCATCGTTGCCCTTGCCTGTGGCCCGCAGTATGTGGAGACGGAGCTGAGCGGCGGGCAGAACTTCCTCGTGTTCTCGCTCATTCAGGCGATCACGTTCGCGGGCGGTGTCTACGTCATTCTCGCTGGTGTTCGCCTCATTCTCGCGGAGATCGTGCCCGCATTTACGGGAATCGCAACGACACTTGTGCCGAATGCAAAGCCTGCGATCGACTGTCCGGTCGTCTATCCCTATGCGCCGAACGCCGTGCTTATCGGCTTCCTATCGAGCTTCGTTGGCGGTGTTGTGGGCATGGCGGTACTTCTGCTTGCGGATAAGTCCTTCCCGGGGCTGCCCATCATTCTGCCGGGCGTTGTACCGCATTTCTTCTGTGGTGCGACGGCAGGTGTCTTCGGCAATGCGACGGGCGGTCTGCGCGGCTGTATCGCGGGTGCCTTTGCACAGGGGCTGCTCATCACATTCCTGCCCGTATTCCTCATGCCGGTTCTCGGCAACCTCGGCTTTGCCAATACGACGTTCAGTGATGCGGACTTCGGTGCGGTCGGCATCATCCTCGGCAATGTGATTCATATGCTGAAGTAA
- a CDS encoding PTS sugar transporter subunit IIB: MKILVCCGSGLGSSFMIEMNIKKALQEIGVEAEVNHSDLSSAAGIKADIYVGTRDIATQLVGLGGEVVSLNNMIDKKELAEKIAEAVAKVKG; the protein is encoded by the coding sequence ATGAAGATTCTGGTATGCTGCGGCAGCGGTCTCGGCAGCAGTTTCATGATCGAGATGAACATCAAGAAGGCTCTGCAGGAGATTGGCGTGGAGGCAGAGGTGAATCACAGCGATCTCTCGTCGGCGGCGGGCATCAAGGCGGATATTTACGTGGGGACACGCGATATCGCTACACAGCTCGTCGGGCTCGGTGGCGAGGTTGTCTCGCTCAACAATATGATTGACAAGAAGGAGCTTGCCGAGAAGATTGCGGAAGCAGTCGCCAAGGTAAAGGGATAA
- a CDS encoding DUF969 domain-containing protein, which yields MLVLSGILVMVVGLALRFNALLVVIVAGFVTGFAAGMSLQEIVTVIGEAFIKNRYMSLFILVLPVIGLSERFGLRERAEHLISKISAATAGRIFLLYMLVRQVTVALGISLSGHPTFIRPLISPMGEAAALKGRKASPEILDKIRGHAATAENAGNFFAQNVFIAAGGLLLIKGVLEEHGYEVDLVTMALYCIPTAVVAFLFAAIRFHLFDRRIEQEIAAYNETKKG from the coding sequence ATGCTTGTTCTATCCGGCATCCTCGTCATGGTGGTGGGGCTCGCACTGCGGTTTAACGCACTGCTGGTCGTCATCGTCGCCGGCTTCGTCACGGGATTTGCCGCAGGGATGTCCCTGCAGGAGATCGTCACGGTCATCGGCGAAGCATTCATCAAGAACCGCTATATGTCGCTCTTCATCCTCGTGCTGCCCGTCATCGGACTCTCGGAGCGGTTTGGACTGCGCGAGCGCGCCGAACATCTCATCTCGAAGATCTCTGCCGCAACGGCAGGGCGCATTTTCCTGCTCTATATGCTTGTGCGGCAGGTCACGGTCGCCCTCGGCATCTCTCTCAGCGGACATCCGACCTTCATCCGCCCGCTGATCTCGCCGATGGGCGAGGCTGCGGCACTCAAGGGACGCAAGGCATCGCCCGAGATCCTCGACAAGATCCGCGGCCATGCGGCGACGGCGGAGAACGCGGGCAATTTCTTCGCGCAGAACGTCTTTATCGCGGCGGGCGGGCTGCTCCTCATCAAAGGAGTGCTCGAGGAACACGGCTACGAGGTGGATCTCGTCACGATGGCACTCTACTGCATTCCAACCGCCGTGGTCGCCTTCCTCTTTGCGGCGATTCGCTTCCATCTCTTCGATCGGCGCATCGAGCAGGAGATTGCGGCATACAACGAGACGAAGAAAGGCTAA
- the pcp gene encoding pyroglutamyl-peptidase I, with the protein MKKLLITGFQPFGGETVNPALELVKQLAGKNINGYEVVAREIPVVRYEALDAVRSAVDEISPDAVIIVGQAGGRPDITVERIGIDVDDFRIPDNKGNQPVDEPVAKDGPIAYWATLPIKKMVANMKAAGIPASVSNSAGTYVCNHLLYGTLHLLATAGKAHIPAGFVHIPYLPEQMAVRKGIESQYPTMGVETLVKGFTAMIEALD; encoded by the coding sequence ATGAAAAAACTTCTGATCACGGGCTTTCAGCCCTTCGGCGGCGAGACGGTCAACCCTGCGCTGGAGCTGGTCAAGCAGCTCGCCGGCAAGAACATCAACGGCTATGAGGTCGTTGCGCGTGAAATCCCCGTGGTGCGCTATGAGGCACTCGACGCGGTGCGTTCGGCGGTGGACGAGATCTCGCCCGATGCCGTCATCATCGTCGGGCAGGCGGGCGGCCGCCCCGACATCACGGTCGAACGCATCGGCATCGACGTCGATGATTTCCGCATCCCCGACAACAAGGGCAATCAGCCCGTGGATGAGCCGGTCGCGAAGGACGGTCCCATCGCCTACTGGGCGACGCTCCCGATCAAGAAGATGGTCGCCAACATGAAGGCGGCGGGCATCCCCGCAAGCGTCTCAAACTCGGCGGGCACCTATGTCTGCAACCACCTGCTCTACGGCACGCTCCACCTCCTCGCCACAGCGGGCAAGGCGCACATCCCCGCCGGCTTTGTCCACATCCCCTACCTGCCCGAGCAGATGGCTGTGCGCAAGGGGATCGAAAGCCAGTACCCGACGATGGGTGTCGAGACGCTCGTCAAGGGCTTTACGGCGATGATTGAGGCATTGGACTGA
- a CDS encoding DUF979 domain-containing protein, whose translation MLTLDHVYLLCGIYLVLFGVLSFGDSKNLKRFGTGLFWLVYGITFLGGSALGNENAGWMVILMAVIVAAKQMGHGDYHETSKEEKNASAQQLGNRLLIPVLAVGVITLILAATTKLGALVSFGIASIVAIVIALAITRGAPLQTFHEGRRLIDAIGWAAILSQLLAALGSLFAKAGIGKIVSDIVASAIPTDSALAVVIAYCLGMAIFTIIMGNAFAAFAVITSGIGIPLVIVAHGANPLIVAPIAMLAGYCGTLMTPMAANFNIVPAALLEMQSKCISSDSTDKN comes from the coding sequence ATGCTGACACTCGATCACGTCTATCTCCTCTGCGGGATTTACCTCGTCCTCTTCGGGGTGCTCTCGTTCGGAGACAGCAAAAATCTAAAACGCTTCGGCACGGGTCTGTTCTGGCTTGTCTACGGCATCACGTTCCTCGGCGGCTCAGCACTCGGCAACGAGAACGCGGGCTGGATGGTCATCCTGATGGCGGTCATTGTCGCTGCAAAACAGATGGGACACGGCGACTATCATGAGACCTCCAAGGAGGAAAAAAATGCTTCGGCGCAACAACTCGGCAACCGTCTGCTCATCCCCGTCCTCGCGGTCGGCGTGATCACGCTGATCCTCGCGGCGACAACGAAGCTCGGTGCACTCGTCTCGTTCGGCATCGCCTCCATTGTCGCCATTGTAATTGCGCTCGCCATCACGCGTGGCGCACCGCTCCAGACGTTCCATGAGGGGCGTCGCCTCATCGATGCCATCGGCTGGGCTGCGATTCTCTCACAGCTGCTTGCAGCACTTGGCTCGCTCTTTGCCAAGGCGGGCATCGGCAAGATTGTCTCCGACATCGTGGCAAGTGCCATTCCGACGGACAGTGCACTTGCCGTTGTGATTGCCTACTGTCTCGGCATGGCAATCTTCACCATCATTATGGGCAATGCGTTCGCTGCATTCGCGGTCATCACGAGCGGCATTGGCATTCCCCTTGTCATCGTCGCGCACGGTGCAAATCCTCTCATTGTCGCTCCGATTGCGATGCTCGCGGGCTACTGCGGCACGCTCATGACACCGATGGCGGCAAACTTCAACATCGTTCCTGCGGCACTGCTTGAGATGCAGAGCAAATGTATTTCCTCGGATTCAACGGATAAGAACTGA
- a CDS encoding Hsp20/alpha crystallin family protein has translation MFGLVPFAGRRNLSQRDSANPFALFDAMRDSFFHDDFPTANWGASSFKVDVKDSGDHYELTADLPGMTKEDIALHYENGYLTIAASRTESNDEKDDAGNYIRRERHTGEVSRSFYIDGIDDANIHAEFKDGVLQVNLPKTADTPARKQIEIH, from the coding sequence ATGTTTGGACTTGTACCTTTTGCCGGACGCCGTAACCTTTCGCAGCGTGACAGCGCGAATCCGTTTGCACTCTTCGACGCAATGCGCGATTCCTTCTTCCACGATGACTTCCCCACTGCGAATTGGGGGGCAAGCTCGTTCAAGGTGGACGTGAAGGACAGCGGCGACCATTACGAGCTGACCGCCGATCTGCCGGGCATGACGAAGGAGGACATCGCCCTCCACTACGAGAACGGCTATCTCACGATTGCCGCCTCGCGCACGGAATCCAACGATGAGAAAGACGATGCAGGGAACTACATCCGCCGTGAGCGTCACACGGGTGAAGTCAGCCGCTCGTTCTACATCGACGGCATCGACGACGCAAACATCCACGCAGAGTTCAAGGATGGCGTGCTGCAGGTGAACCTGCCGAAGACAGCGGACACACCCGCACGCAAGCAGATTGAGATTCACTGA
- a CDS encoding transketolase encodes MELEELKEAARKIRRATIQSIHAVGTGHAGGALSIADLLAVLYFDEMRVRPADPNWAERDRFVLSKGHACASLYAALAERGYFPAEELLTLRQYGSRLQGHPDMKVTPGLDMSSGSLGQGLSIGNGMALAAKLRRMDYRVYVLLGDGELEEGQIWEAAMTARRYALDNIVAIVDANGLQINGTVEEVAGLSDIGARFAAFGWHVIDIDGHDLAAIRAAFAAARETAGVPTVIVAHTVKGKGISYMENQVKWHSGVPSEDEYRTALRELGGEA; translated from the coding sequence ATGGAACTCGAAGAACTGAAGGAGGCGGCGCGCAAAATCCGGCGCGCGACGATCCAATCCATTCATGCGGTTGGAACGGGGCATGCGGGCGGTGCACTTTCGATTGCCGATCTGCTCGCCGTGCTGTATTTTGATGAGATGCGTGTGCGGCCTGCAGACCCGAACTGGGCAGAACGTGACCGTTTCGTGTTGTCGAAGGGACATGCGTGTGCCTCGCTCTATGCAGCACTTGCAGAGCGCGGATACTTTCCTGCGGAGGAGCTGCTGACCCTGCGCCAGTACGGTTCACGTTTGCAGGGGCACCCCGATATGAAGGTGACGCCGGGGCTGGATATGTCCTCCGGCTCGCTCGGACAGGGGCTCTCCATTGGAAACGGTATGGCACTTGCCGCAAAGCTGCGGAGGATGGACTATCGTGTCTACGTTCTGCTCGGCGACGGTGAACTCGAGGAGGGGCAGATCTGGGAGGCGGCGATGACGGCGCGTCGCTATGCACTGGATAACATTGTTGCTATTGTGGACGCGAACGGGCTTCAGATCAACGGAACAGTCGAGGAGGTCGCGGGGCTGTCGGATATTGGCGCGCGTTTTGCCGCCTTTGGCTGGCATGTCATTGATATCGACGGACACGATCTCGCGGCGATTCGCGCCGCATTTGCTGCCGCACGCGAAACTGCAGGCGTACCGACGGTGATTGTCGCACATACGGTAAAGGGAAAAGGTATCTCCTACATGGAGAATCAGGTAAAGTGGCACAGCGGCGTGCCGTCTGAGGACGAATACCGCACAGCTCTGCGGGAACTCGGAGGTGAGGCGTAA
- a CDS encoding PTS sugar transporter subunit IIA codes for MLGDYISPGGIMLQETCRDWAACIDRGAAPLLTCGAILPSYPEAIKRSHREMGPYMVIAPGIMLAHARPEAGAKAVGLTILTLREPIAFGSEHNDPVRLVITLATPDAKSHVEMLEALSEFLMTEGMAERLMAAKCVESAEALFGKKKRSA; via the coding sequence ATGCTGGGAGATTATATTTCTCCGGGAGGAATCATGCTGCAGGAGACGTGCCGTGATTGGGCGGCGTGCATTGACCGAGGAGCTGCACCGTTGCTCACTTGCGGCGCGATCCTGCCGTCCTATCCGGAGGCAATCAAGCGTAGCCACCGTGAGATGGGACCCTATATGGTTATCGCGCCCGGCATCATGCTTGCACACGCCCGACCGGAGGCGGGGGCGAAGGCGGTGGGGCTTACGATTCTGACGCTGCGCGAGCCGATCGCGTTTGGCAGCGAACACAACGACCCCGTGCGACTCGTCATCACGCTCGCGACACCCGATGCCAAGAGCCATGTGGAAATGCTCGAGGCACTGTCAGAGTTCCTGATGACGGAGGGGATGGCGGAGCGGCTGATGGCGGCAAAGTGTGTGGAGAGCGCAGAGGCTCTGTTTGGTAAAAAGAAAAGGAGTGCGTGA